Genomic segment of Rhodopirellula bahusiensis:
CAACAGCGAAAACCGGGATGACTTCGACAGTCACCTGGTCGACGATGCTTGCTTGATCGTCCGAGATGGAAAGATTTGGTTCTACTACAAAGGCCGCCAACTGGGCAAAGGCCCCGGCCAAACCCAAATGGGGTTGGCGATCGCTGACAAACCAGAGGGCCCCTACGTGCGCCACGAAGCCAACCCGGTGATCCCTGGCAACCACGAAGTCTTGGTGTGGCCTCAAGGCAAAGGCGTGGCCGCGATGATCGGCACGACTGGCCCGAAAGCGATCACGAATTCAATCCTGTATGCCGAAGACGGAATTCACTTCACCAAAACTCACCATGTGAAAAACGGTCCGTGGGCAGGCGGCGCCTATCGGCCGGAAGCGTTCACGCAACGCGGCAAAGGCCAACTCCCGGATTGGGGTGTCGAAATTGGACGGCCAAAAGGCAAGCAACGCGGTGGGCTGCCATTCATTCAACGGTTCGATGTCACGGAGAAAAACTGAGATGAAGAACACGACTTTCACAACGTTTGCAGGTTTGGTGGTAGCAACCATGAGTTTCTTTCCTGAATCAGCCACCGCGGTGGACGGGTTCGCCGATGATGTGGCGTTCATGAAAAAACACACCGATGTGGTTCTGCTGCATCACGGTGATGCTGCGGTCGCCGTGGCGCCGGCCTACCAAGGCCGAGTGATGACCAGCACCTTTGATCGCAACACCGGCCCAAGCTTTGGCTGGATCAATCGCCCGGTCATCGAGCAAGGCTTCCTTTCCGAGGACGAAAGAACAGGCAAACTCGAAGAACACATTTACATCTTCGGCGGTGAAGAACGTTTCTGGCTCGGTCCCGAAGGTGGGCAGTACGGACTGTTCTTCGATCCCGGAACTCAATTCGAGTTCTCGGACTGGACAACACCTCCGGTGATCGACACGGAGACTTACGAACTGGTCGAGCAAACAGACGTCTCCGCGAGATTCCGACACACAGCAAAACTGACCAACCACAGTGGCACGAAATTCAACGTCGGTATCGAGCGCACAATCAAACTGCTCAGCACTCAAGAAGCCGCTGACCAATTGCAGGTTGAGTTGGGTGACGATCTTCGCATCGTGGGTTACGAAACCGACAATCGAATCACCAACACTGGGGAGAATCCCTGGAAGAGCGAAACGGGTTTGCTCTCGATTTGGATCCTCGGCATGTACAACCCTTCGCCCACAACAACCGTCGTCATTCCCTTTCGCTCCGGCGATGAAGAAGAACTCGGCCCCAAGGTCAACGACGCCTACTTTGGCGAGGTCCCACCGGACTACCTGAGGGTCGAGGAGCAAGAACTGTTCTTCCGTGGCGATGGAACTCGTCGAGGCAAAATCGGCATCTCCCCAGAACGATCCAAAGGCATTGCGGGCAGTTACGACGCTGCAGGAAAAGTGCTGAACATCGTCACCTACAACGTGCAGGATTCGCCGCACGGGTTCGTCAATTCGATGTGGGAACTGCAAGACAAACCGTACGCCGGCGATGTCATCAATTCCTACAACGACGGTTCGCCCGAGCCGAACAAGCCACCACTCGGTCCGTTCTACGAATTGGAAACGTCCTCACCTGCCGCGGCATTGCCACCTGGCGGAACAATGAAACACGTGCAGAGAACGTTCCACATTCACGGCACCGAAGCCGACCTCCAACCACTCGCTCAACATCTGCTCGGCGTG
This window contains:
- a CDS encoding family 43 glycosylhydrolase, whose amino-acid sequence is MQKLFLPALLVMLATSAHADSPDAPTVVVTHSAVEGIGAEPGVMRRDPSDIIQVDDLFYVWYSKGKISPGYDATIWYATSKDGHQWTEKGMALAKGEPGSWEGASAFTPNILVAEGRYWLFYTGTSKKYGKGFQPDSKIGIAVSDSPDGPWERLATNPALSNSENRDDFDSHLVDDACLIVRDGKIWFYYKGRQLGKGPGQTQMGLAIADKPEGPYVRHEANPVIPGNHEVLVWPQGKGVAAMIGTTGPKAITNSILYAEDGIHFTKTHHVKNGPWAGGAYRPEAFTQRGKGQLPDWGVEIGRPKGKQRGGLPFIQRFDVTEKN
- a CDS encoding DUF6786 family protein is translated as MKNTTFTTFAGLVVATMSFFPESATAVDGFADDVAFMKKHTDVVLLHHGDAAVAVAPAYQGRVMTSTFDRNTGPSFGWINRPVIEQGFLSEDERTGKLEEHIYIFGGEERFWLGPEGGQYGLFFDPGTQFEFSDWTTPPVIDTETYELVEQTDVSARFRHTAKLTNHSGTKFNVGIERTIKLLSTQEAADQLQVELGDDLRIVGYETDNRITNTGENPWKSETGLLSIWILGMYNPSPTTTVVIPFRSGDEEELGPKVNDAYFGEVPPDYLRVEEQELFFRGDGTRRGKIGISPERSKGIAGSYDAAGKVLNIVTYNVQDSPHGFVNSMWELQDKPYAGDVINSYNDGSPEPNKPPLGPFYELETSSPAAALPPGGTMKHVQRTFHIHGTEADLQPLAQHLLGVSLEEIKTAF